A stretch of the Drosophila sulfurigaster albostrigata strain 15112-1811.04 chromosome 2L, ASM2355843v2, whole genome shotgun sequence genome encodes the following:
- the LOC133850497 gene encoding WD repeat domain phosphoinositide-interacting protein 2 isoform X2 codes for MAAYQMNFNQDFTSLSVLSGAGLRLYSIAGQDKVEEIFAKDNAEQIKIVERLFNSSLVVLVTAQKPNCLKMLHFKKKQDICNCFYPSEILCVRMNRQRLIVCLAESIHIHDIRDMKILHSIENIAPNELGLCALSLNSHLAFPICQSSGELRIFNANKLRTGMTIKAHDTPLSALNFSPSGALLATASERGTVIRVFCVKNGQRVQEFRRGVKRCVRIASLVFAAGGDFLCASSNTETVHVFKIDARAVEVAELKAIAEVAAKSDSQSKDATTAKTTTTTSTETSEEVPEATHVASWGGMFTKAVSSLLLPAQVSDVLAQDRAFATVALPQSGLKNICALTRVQKELRLLIACEDGFLYMHDFNVEKGGTCKLLAVHDLRGALEDVIELQLSESVLRTQSKPLPATTLPQQSLTMLKSCAASVLIENPEPMPDNSYAGILRGEQTDAMSDSAKFRKLCDAIDTPTKLYDERQFPPVAIAAKD; via the exons ATGGCAGCAtatcaaatgaatttcaaCCAGGACTTTAC TTCCCTGTCTGTGCTGAGCGGCGCCGGATTGCGTCTGTATTCAATTGCGGGGCAGGATAAAGTCGAGGAGATCTTTGCCAAGGACAATGCGGAACAAATCAAGATTGTGGAACGCCTTTTCAACAGTTCACTGGTGGTGCTGGTCACTGCCCAGAAGCCCAACTGCCTGAAGATGTTGCATTTCAAGAAGAAACAGGACATCTGCAATTGCTTCTACCCCTCGGAGATTCTCTGCGTGCGCATGAATCGCCAGCGACTGATTGTCTGTCTGGCGGAgagcatacacatacacgaTATACGCGACATGAAGATCCTGCACTCCATCGAGAACATTGCGCCCAATGAGTTGGGTCTCTGTGCGCTCTCCCTCAATTCGCATCTGGCGTTTCCAATTTGCCAGTCCAGCGGCGAGCTTCGTATCTTCAATGCCAATAAACTGCGAACGGGCATGACAATCAAGGCTCACGACACGCCCCTTTCGGCGCTTAACTTCTCGCCCAGCGGCGCCCTGCTGGCCACCGCCTCTGAGCGTGGAACTGTGATACGTGTGTTCTGTGTGAAGAATGGCCAGCGGGTGCAGGAGTTCCGTCGTGGCGTCAAGCGTTGTGTGCGCATTGCATCGCTGGTCTTTGCGGCGGGCGGTGACTTTCTTTGCGCCTCCTCGAACACGGAGACAGTGCACGTTTTTAAGATTGATGCACGCGCTGTGGAGGTGGCGGAGTTGAAGGCCATAG CTGAAGTGGCGGCCAAATCTGACAGCCAGTCGAAGGATGCAACGACGGcaaagacaacgacaaccacatCAACAGAGACTTCTGAGGAAGTGCCAGAGGCTACGCATGTGGCCAGCTGGGGAGGCATGTTCACCAAAGCAGTTtcctcgctgctgctgcctgctcaAGTGAGCGATGTGCTTGCCCAGGATCGCGCCTTTGCCACGGTTGCGCTGCCACAGTCGGGACTGAAGAACATATGTGCGCTGACCCGGGTGCAGAAGGAATTGCGTTTGCTGATTGCATGCGAGGATGGCTTTCTCTACATGCACGACTTTAATGTGGAGAAGGGAGGAACCTGTAAATTGCTAGCTGTCCATGATTTGCGTGGAGCTCTCGAGGACGTGATTGAGTTGCAGTTGAGCGAGAGCGTGCTTCGTACACAGTCGAAGCCGCTGCCGGCGACGACACTGCCACAACAATCGCTGACCATGTTGAAGAGCTGTGCGGCCAGTGTGCTCATCGAGAATCCAGAGCCGATGCCGGACAATAGCTATGCCGGCATCTTGCGTGGCGAGCAGACGGATGCAATGTCAG ATTCCGCCAAGTTTCGCAAGCTGTGCGATGCCATTGACACGCCCACAAAGCTGTACGATGAGCGTCAGTTTCCTCCCGTAGCAATTGCGGCAAAAGATTGA
- the LOC133850497 gene encoding WD repeat domain phosphoinositide-interacting protein 2 isoform X1 codes for MCMTYVLFGTERLSLRRGDIVTNEVLLSSLSVLSGAGLRLYSIAGQDKVEEIFAKDNAEQIKIVERLFNSSLVVLVTAQKPNCLKMLHFKKKQDICNCFYPSEILCVRMNRQRLIVCLAESIHIHDIRDMKILHSIENIAPNELGLCALSLNSHLAFPICQSSGELRIFNANKLRTGMTIKAHDTPLSALNFSPSGALLATASERGTVIRVFCVKNGQRVQEFRRGVKRCVRIASLVFAAGGDFLCASSNTETVHVFKIDARAVEVAELKAIAEVAAKSDSQSKDATTAKTTTTTSTETSEEVPEATHVASWGGMFTKAVSSLLLPAQVSDVLAQDRAFATVALPQSGLKNICALTRVQKELRLLIACEDGFLYMHDFNVEKGGTCKLLAVHDLRGALEDVIELQLSESVLRTQSKPLPATTLPQQSLTMLKSCAASVLIENPEPMPDNSYAGILRGEQTDAMSDSAKFRKLCDAIDTPTKLYDERQFPPVAIAAKD; via the exons ATGTGCATGACGTACGTGTTGTTTGGCACTGAAAGGTTATCTTTGCGCAGAGGCGATATCGTAACCAATGAAGTTCTACTGAG TTCCCTGTCTGTGCTGAGCGGCGCCGGATTGCGTCTGTATTCAATTGCGGGGCAGGATAAAGTCGAGGAGATCTTTGCCAAGGACAATGCGGAACAAATCAAGATTGTGGAACGCCTTTTCAACAGTTCACTGGTGGTGCTGGTCACTGCCCAGAAGCCCAACTGCCTGAAGATGTTGCATTTCAAGAAGAAACAGGACATCTGCAATTGCTTCTACCCCTCGGAGATTCTCTGCGTGCGCATGAATCGCCAGCGACTGATTGTCTGTCTGGCGGAgagcatacacatacacgaTATACGCGACATGAAGATCCTGCACTCCATCGAGAACATTGCGCCCAATGAGTTGGGTCTCTGTGCGCTCTCCCTCAATTCGCATCTGGCGTTTCCAATTTGCCAGTCCAGCGGCGAGCTTCGTATCTTCAATGCCAATAAACTGCGAACGGGCATGACAATCAAGGCTCACGACACGCCCCTTTCGGCGCTTAACTTCTCGCCCAGCGGCGCCCTGCTGGCCACCGCCTCTGAGCGTGGAACTGTGATACGTGTGTTCTGTGTGAAGAATGGCCAGCGGGTGCAGGAGTTCCGTCGTGGCGTCAAGCGTTGTGTGCGCATTGCATCGCTGGTCTTTGCGGCGGGCGGTGACTTTCTTTGCGCCTCCTCGAACACGGAGACAGTGCACGTTTTTAAGATTGATGCACGCGCTGTGGAGGTGGCGGAGTTGAAGGCCATAG CTGAAGTGGCGGCCAAATCTGACAGCCAGTCGAAGGATGCAACGACGGcaaagacaacgacaaccacatCAACAGAGACTTCTGAGGAAGTGCCAGAGGCTACGCATGTGGCCAGCTGGGGAGGCATGTTCACCAAAGCAGTTtcctcgctgctgctgcctgctcaAGTGAGCGATGTGCTTGCCCAGGATCGCGCCTTTGCCACGGTTGCGCTGCCACAGTCGGGACTGAAGAACATATGTGCGCTGACCCGGGTGCAGAAGGAATTGCGTTTGCTGATTGCATGCGAGGATGGCTTTCTCTACATGCACGACTTTAATGTGGAGAAGGGAGGAACCTGTAAATTGCTAGCTGTCCATGATTTGCGTGGAGCTCTCGAGGACGTGATTGAGTTGCAGTTGAGCGAGAGCGTGCTTCGTACACAGTCGAAGCCGCTGCCGGCGACGACACTGCCACAACAATCGCTGACCATGTTGAAGAGCTGTGCGGCCAGTGTGCTCATCGAGAATCCAGAGCCGATGCCGGACAATAGCTATGCCGGCATCTTGCGTGGCGAGCAGACGGATGCAATGTCAG ATTCCGCCAAGTTTCGCAAGCTGTGCGATGCCATTGACACGCCCACAAAGCTGTACGATGAGCGTCAGTTTCCTCCCGTAGCAATTGCGGCAAAAGATTGA
- the LOC133850496 gene encoding uncharacterized protein LOC133850496, whose protein sequence is MEQRANFLALTLLDALEDENESDIFSMLERNTIDCSIVPCDRGLAPLHYVCGMKNVTLARRTLERFLASDQQLDVNVRCDGNMTALHIAAMYGRVELVPLLLQHGARLDLLDDENKLAMHYAIEECHFEVLQQLSEHILQEKKKQQLKTPKSNLKYNHDVTSPYYINITHRRNKPQPSYPDREEREHEERVNLFTLTRDHLEELSNKLEDQEATGGRRTLIESWRDKVERSRARKSLLQVEHVETLVDQALSQDDFDYEQQLHQALRDEQEQEQQQETVAEPASEAGRAAFGQLVEQVAQAAVLEQSYHTAQGEEVPPLVKKDEEYYLQMTEAYVHTDDENGLVFYETKLLQQPAKKTQAKPRPPPTPQLDSSVSTNLTVPLDYETDALRAELTQLGATVGPITHTTKRLYIKQLIKYRRNTDALLAAQQHAKAAQMKYSVELHHTLRSQLDYEHIESYMQHEVDSAAHFATAAAGTGRGQLREGHLKQSFIYMLIDPRISRNLPGERNYLEPLLIWSRFLDSIFYVGKGKCSRPYAHLYDAMRQHTRAHQQSVGAGKRGKSTRSQLIPELFKSPPPPGTTAASSRKLQRILDIWQSGSGVVCLHVFHNILPTDAYTREASIIDALGMQHLTNLKRGDYYGPAQIWAMKRKKHLGIALLHKAMQIYLAEGESQLSPSDLI, encoded by the coding sequence ATGGAGCAGCGTGCTAATTTCCTCGCATTAACGCTGCTTGACGCGCTCGAGGATGAAAACGAATCCGATATATTCTCAATGCTCGAACGCAACACAATCGACTGCAGCATTGTTCCCTGTGATCGAGGATTAGCTCCGTTGCATTATGTGTGTGGCATGAAGAATGTGACACTTGCACGACGCACCCTCGAACGCTTTCTTGCCAGTGATCAGCAGTTGGATGTAAATGTGCGCTGTGATGGAAACATGACAGCTTTGCATATTGCAGCGATGTATGGCAGAGTTGAGTTGGTGCCACTGTTACTGCAACATGGGGCACGATTGGATCTGCTGGATGATGAGAACAAGTTGGCTATGCACTATGCCATCGAGGAGTGTCATTTCGAAGTGCTGCAGCAGCTCAGCGAGCACATTCTGCAGGagaaaaagaagcagcagctaaagACGCCCAAATCGAATTTGAAGTATAATCATGATGTGACTTCGCCTTACTACATTAATATCACACACAGACGCAACAAACCGCAACCCAGCTACCCAGACAGAGAGGAGCGGGAGCATGAGGAGCGGGTGAATCTCTTTACTTTGACGCGGGATCATTTGGAGGAGCTGTCGAACAAACTGGAGGATCAGGAAGCAACTGGAGGCAGACGCACATTGATCGAGAGCTGGCGGGATAAGGTGGAACGTTCGCGTGCTCGGAAATCACTGCTGCAGGTGGAGCATGTGGAGACGTTGGTGGATCAAGCGCTAAGCCAAGATGACTTCGATTACGAGCAGCAGTTGCACCAAGCACTAAGAGATGAGCaagagcaggagcagcagcaggagacgGTTGCAGAGCCAGCTAGCGAGGCAGGCAGAGCTGCCTTTGGCCAGTTGGTGGAGCAAGTGGCGCAGGCTGCAGTGCTCGAGCAGAGTTATCACACGGCCCAGGGCGAAGAAGTGCCTCCCTTGGTCAAGAAGGATGAGGAGTACTATCTGCAGATGACGGAGGCGTATGTGCACACAGATGACGAGAACGGACTCGTCTTCTACGAGACCAAGTTGTTGCAGCAGCCCGCTAAAAAGACGCAAGCGAAGCCTCGCCCTCCTCCGACTCCACAACTTGATAGCAGCGTGAGCACAAATTTAACGGTGCCCCTAGACTACGAAACGGATGCGTTGCGTGCCGAATTGACACAGCTGGGCGCCACAGTTGGACCCATCACACACACCACAAAGCGTCTGTACATCAAGCAGCTGATCAAATACAGAAGGAATACGGATGCGTTGCTTGCAGCGCAGCAGCATGCGAAGGCAGCACAGATGAAATATTCGGTGGAATTGCACCATACGTTGCGTTCGCAGTTGGATTACGAACACATTGAGAGCTATATGCAGCATGAAGTGGACTCCGCGGCACActttgccacagcagcagcgggcaCGGGCCGTGGTCAACTCAGAGAAGGTCACCTGAAGCAGAGTTTCATCTATATGCTAATTGATCCACGCATCTCGCGAAATTTGCCAGGCGAACGCAACTATCTGGAGCCACTGTTGATTTGGTCGCGCTTCTTGGACTCTATATTTTATGTGGGTAAAGGCAAGTGTTCGCGTCCCTATGCGCATCTCTATGATGCAATGCGACAGCATACACGAGCGCACCAGCAATCAGTAGGAGCCGGGAAACGTGGCAAGTCAACGCGCTCTCAGTTAATTCCGGAGCTGTTTAaatcgccgccgccgccaggAACAACAGCCGCGAGTAGCAGAAAGCTGCAGCGCATCCTGGACATCTGGCAGAGTGGCAGTGGCGTTGTCTGTCTGCATGTCTTCCACAACATTCTGCCTACGGATGCTTATACGAGAGAGGCGTCAATTATCGATGCACTTGGCATGCAGCATTTGACGAATCTGAAGCGTGGCGATTACTACGGGCCGGCGCAGATCTGGGCCATGAAACGAAAGAAGCATCTGGGCATTGCACTGCTCCACAAGGCGATGCAGATTTATTTGGCTGAAGGGGAATCCCAATTGTCGCCCAGTGATTTGATTTAG